A part of Biomphalaria glabrata chromosome 3, xgBioGlab47.1, whole genome shotgun sequence genomic DNA contains:
- the LOC106057028 gene encoding uncharacterized protein LOC106057028 isoform X1, with amino-acid sequence MFFFFLAQCRKTYRMTPRKRKSSESMSPAAIKKRKQREKETAEKKEARLTKQRHRTAQNRANETEEQRKHRLNQNSQRNRDSRAEETSEQTENRRQANRQNMSKKRKEAELKKDDLHLEGFNYNIAADYPPADIGEMGDVCVYCQARRYKYEPKGICCLKGQIQLAGLDDPPNPFDSYLSGKNKKSKQFLAKILKYNSCFQLAQRESLNASKDQYQALPKISSILPTANTNPKSLQIYFMKNENKQAQQRCTNVRGIKADIILELQQILHQNNQIIKLFKTAIKEMPSDYYILPPDSTISSPEEQKARQFPTINEIIVSNTQDNSYKGALVISKCSPHLRTVPRFHRSYDALQYPLIFWQGEDGYHFGWKKINSKTEKTTKMSSREFYAYHIMIRTSNHILKFGKLFTNFIVDMFMKIEIERISFFKSENKKRIDSFCSLKDAVEKNKSFLEIGKESQLPSSFTGGPSYWFEAAQDVLACKKYYGIPDLFITFKCNPDWQEIQVQLFTGQTSKDRPDLIARVFKQKLFNLMKLITRSEIFGEIQCWNYFVKFQKNGLPEAKMLVWLKEKLCAFQIDIDKVICAELPDPVKDAKLFDIVVNHMVHGPCDHNEKAPCKKEGECTEKYPKSFLNSTEIFDMSSIIYRRRQPQDERFSTQRKVGKGKDSKIDNSWIVPYSPLLCKMFETHVNVEICDLEKLKFYINQLSINYSIILEDYDSNAQCKTERSITSSEAVWRILNFPLRENFPPVARFDVHLQDQHRVYFTENNFKRLVAEPENTKLTAFFQLCETDQFAESLLYPEVSTYYTWTHKKYHKRKRGTRDTIKNVYSQETLARICAVHPSDSERYHLRLLLYEVPGPKSFDALKTVGGQKCETYKEACEKRGLIIREETWETTLQEAIEYSTAEQLRNLFSIILSFCKPSNPTSLWNKFKGNLSKDNKNGRNNSNSKCGEEQVIEALRQIENKCMLMNGRTMKDLNINSQTGSHESGAQDYEYKREMNYDITKLRESCDKDKPRLGQEQLVVYNVIQEKITSGAGGLFFLDAPGGTGKTFLLNILLSEIRMQKKIALALASTGLAASLLDGGRTAHSALKLPLDIATSIHPKCNISNNSGIARVLKECVLIVWDECTMANKKSLEALNITLKKLRRNNLLMGGVVVVLSGDFRQTLPVIPGSTVSQQFNACIKASFLWNECQEETLTTNMRVQNNQQFSEHLLNIGDGEINRKDEMISFPSWFCCLVQSVEDLISKVYPNISKNFKNNEWLSKRAILAPTNKCVNRLNVRIQNKLPGSDFTYKSMDTVVNTEESELYPQEFLNTLELPGFPSHILELKIGSAILLMRNIDPPNLCNGTRLSVKALFPNIIQATVLNGNSKGKDVFIPRIYCTPINSHFLFNRLQFPVQLAFAMTIHKAQGQTFQVAGVNLEQPCFSHGQLYVACSRVTDPQNLYIYAPDGRTKNIVHKKALM; translated from the exons atgttttttttttttttagctcagtGTCGTAAGACATATAG aatgaCTCCAAGGAAGAGGAAGTCCAGTGAGTCCATGTCACCAGCAGCcatcaagaaaagaaaacaacgaGAAAAAGAAACAGCTGAGAAGAAAGAAGCAAGGCTGACAAAACAGAGACACAGAACTGCCCAAAACCGTGCCAATGAAACAGAGGAACAAAGAAAGCACAGACTGAATCAAAACAGCCAAAGAAATAGAGACAGTCGTGCTGAAGAGACATCGGAACAAACCGAAAACAGACGTCAAGCAAATAGGCAAAACATGtctaaaaaaaggaaagaagcGGAACTTAAAAAAGATGATTTACATTTAGAGGGCTTCAACTATAACATTGCTGCTGATTATCCACCTGCTGATATTGGGGAAATGGgtgatgtgtgtgtatattgtcAAGCCCGAAGATATAAATATGAACCAAAGGGAATTTGTTGTTTGAAAGGTCAAATACAATTGGCAGGTTTAGATGATCCACCCAATCCCTTTGACTCTTACTTATcgggtaaaaataaaaaatcaaaacaatttttagcTAAAATTCTTAAGTACAATAGTTGCTTCCAATTAGCACAACGTGAAAGTTTAAACGCATCCAAAGATCAATATCAAGCTCTGCCTAAAATTAGTTCAATACTGCCAACTGCAAATACTAATCCAAAATcgttacaaatttattttatgaaaaatgaaaataaacaagctcAGCAACGCTGTACAAATGTTCGAGGAATTAAAGCTGACATTATTttagagttacaacaaataTTGCATCAGAATAACCAAAtaatcaaactttttaaaactgcCATCAAGGAAATGCCGTCTGATTATTATATTTTGCCCCCGGATAGTACTATAAGTAGTCCTGAAGAACAGAAAGCGAGACAGTTTCCAACTATTAACGAGATCATTGTTTCAAACACTCAAGATAATTCATACAAAGGCGCTCTTGTTATTTCTAAATGCAGTCCACATCTTAGAACAGTTCCTCGATTCCACAGGTCATATGATGCTCTTCAATACCCACTGATATTTTGGCAAGGTGAAGATGGATACCACTTTGGGTGGAAAAAGATTAACTctaaaacagaaaaaacaacaaaaatgtctTCCAGGGAATTTTATGCTTATCATATAATGATACGAACTTCAAaccacattttaaaatttggcaAACTTTTTACGAATTTTATTGTTGACATGTTTATGAAAATTGAAATTGAacgcatttctttttttaaatccgaAAATAAGAAAAGAATTGACAGTTTTTGTAGTCTGAAGGACGCTGTGgagaaaaacaaatcttttctTGAAATCGGGAAAGAATCTCAATTGCCTTCTTCATTTACTGGAGGGCCGAGCTATTGGTTTGAAGCAGCACAGGACGTCTTAGCCTGTAAAAAGTATTATGGGATTCCCgatttatttataacatttaaaTGTAACCCAGACTGGCAAGAAATACAAGTTCAACTTTTTACAGGTCAGACTTCAAAAGATCGACCAGACCTGATAGCAAgagtttttaaacaaaaactgttCAATCTTATGAAACTCATCACACGTAGCGAGATCTTTGGAGAAATTCAGTGTtggaattattttgttaaatttcaaaaaaatggTCTCCCAGAAGCTAAGATGTTAGTGTGGCTAAAGGAAAAACTTTGTGCGTTTCAAATCGACATTGACAAAGTTATTTGTGCAGAGCTTCCAGATCCCGTCAAAGACGCAAAACTTTTTGACATTGTTGTTAATCACATGGTACACGGACCTTGCGATCATAATGAAAAGGCACCTTGTAAGAAGGAAGGTGAATGTACCGAAAAATACCCAAAAAGTTTTCTCAATTCTACAGAAATTTTCGATATGAGTTCGATTATTTACAGAAGAAGGCAACCCCAAGATGAACGTTTTTCTACGCAACGTAAAGTCGGTAAAGGGAAAGACTCAAAAATAGACAATTCATGGATTGTGCCTTACTCTCCATTACTATGTAAGATGTTTGAGACACATGTTAATGTAGAGATTTGTGACTTAGAAAAACTAAAGTTTTATATTAATCAATTGAGCATCAATTATAGCATTATCTTGGAAGATTATGATAGCAATGCTCAGTGTAAAACGGAAAGATCCATTACCAGCAGTGAAGCTGTTTGGCGAATATTAAACTTTCCTCTTCGCGAGAACTTTCCTCCAGTGGCTAGATTTGATGTTCATTTACAAGATCAACACAGAGTTTACTTCACAGAAAATAATTTCAAGCGACTAGTTGCTGAGCcagaaaacacaaaattaacAGCATTTTTTCAATTATGTGAAACTGATCAGTTTGCTGAATCTTTATTGTACCCAGAGGTTTCTACATATTATACAtggacacacaaaaaatatcatAAAAGAAAAAGGGGAACCCGAGAcactattaaaaatgtttattcacaAGAAACATTAGCTCGTATCTGTGCTGTTCATCCCAGTGACTCTGAGCGTTATCATCTTAGATTGTTACTTTATGAAGTTCCTGGACCAAAATCTTTTGATGCTCTAAAAACTGTTGGAGGCCAAAAATGTGAGACTTATAAAGAAGCATGTGAAAAACGAGGCTTGATTATCAGAGAAGAAACTTGGGAAACTACGTTACAAGAAGCAATAGAATATAGCACAGCAGAGCAATtaaggaatttattttctatcatTTTATCATTTTGTAAGCCTTCCAATCCAACAAGTCTATGGAACAAATTTAAAGGTAATTTAAGTAAAGATAATAaaaatggaagaaataacaGTAACTCCAAGTGTGGGGAAGAACAGGTTATTGAAGCTCTCagacaaattgaaaacaaatgtaTGTTAATGAATGGGAGAACAATGAAAGATCTGAATATTAATTCGCAAACCGGAAGTCATGAGTCTGGTGCGCAGGATTATGAGTATAAGAGAGAAATGAACTACGATATTACTAAATTAAGAGAATCATGCGATAAAGACAAGCCTCGCTTGGGACAGGAACAACTCGTAGTGTACAATGTCATACAAGAGAAGATTACATCTGGAGCAGGGGGGCTATTTTTCTTAGATGCACCTGGCGGTACAGGAAAAACCTTTTTACTTAATATTCTTCTCTCTGAAATTCGAATGCAGAAAAAAATTGCTTTGGCTCTTGCATCAACTGGACTTGCCGCCTCCCTGCTTGATGGAGGACGAACAGCACATTCAGCATTGAAGCTACCTTTAGATATTGCTACTTCAATTCATCCGAAATGTAATATAAGCAATAACTCAGGCATTGCTAGAGTCTTAAAAGAATGTGTTCTAATTGTTTGGGATGAATGTACCATGGCTAACAAAAAATCGCTTGAAGCTCTGAACATTACTCTGAAAAAATTAAGAAGAAACAATCTACTAATGGGCGGAGTGGTTGTGGTTCTCTCAGGTGACTTTCGACAAACTTTACCTGTAATACCAGGATCGACTGTGTCACAACAGTTTAATGCATGCATAAAAGCTTCTTTTCTATGGAATGAGTGTCAGGAAGAAACTTTGACAACAAATATGCGAGTCCAGAATAACCAGCAGTTCTCTGAACATCTTTTAAACATTGGTGATGGTGAAATTAATCGTAAGGATGAAATGATTTCCTTTCCTTCGTGGTTTTGCTGCTTGGTTCAATCTGTTGAAGATCTCATTTCCAAAGTTTATCcaaatatttcaaagaattttaaaaacaacgAATGGCTAAGTAAAAGAGCCATCCTGGCGCCAACCAATAAATGCGTCAATAGACTAAATGTCCGCATTCAGAATAAACTTCCTGGTTCCGACTTCACTTATAAATCAATGGATACAGTTGTAAATACGGAGGAGTCGGAGCTTTACCCTCAGGAGTTTCTGAACACATTGGAGCTACCTGGATTTCCATCACATATTCTCGAGTTAAAGATAGGCTCAGCTATTTTGTTGATGCGTAACATAGATCCTCCTAACTTATGTAACGGCACCAGATTATCCGTTAAAGCACTTTTTCCAAACATAATACAAGCGACAGTATTAAATGGCAACTCTAAAGGCAAAGATGTATTTATACCCCGCATCTATTGCACACCAATCAATTCACACTTTCTATTTAATCGACTTCAATTTCCTGTTCAACTTGCTTTTGCAATGACAATCCATAAAGCTCAGGGTCAAACATTTCAGGTAGCTGGGGTAAACTTAGAGCAACCATGTTTCTCTCATGGCCAGCTCTATGTCGCATGTTCTAGAGTTACTGATCCGCAAAATTTGTACATTTATGCCCCTGATGGTCGCACTAAAAACATTGTACACAAAAAAGCTTTAATGTAA